In the genome of Nitratireductor sp. GISD-1A_MAKvit, the window CACAAGGCTCCACGAACGAAGAATGTACTCCTGTATGGAGGCCTTGATCCACCACATTGCATAGGTGGCGAGGCGGAAACCACGCTCGGGCTCGAACTTCTTGACGGCCTGCATCAGGCCGACATTTCCTTCAGAAATGACTTCGCCGATTGGCAATCCATAGCCGCGATAGCCCATGGCGATCTTGGCGACGAGCCGAAGATGGCTGGTCACAAGCTTGTGGGGCCGCCTGCGTGTCATCGTGCTCCGAATAGCGTTTCGCGAGCATGTATTCTTCCTCGGGCTGCAGCATGGGGAAGCGCCGAATCTCTTCGAGATAGCGCGTCAGTCCACCTTCGCCCGAAGCGATACTGGGTAATGTCTGGGCCATTTAAGCACCCTCCTTTGCCGGATATGCCCTCACGCCGGGACGCCTTCAAAGCCTGGCGTTTGCGGTGATGAGAGACAGTGCGACCATCTTTGATGCATCGCACCATATCCTATGTAGGAACGGAATCCGACGGTTAAAGTTTCATTCTGCTGTCAACATAATGTCACCATACGGTGAACAATATTATTGTACCGAATATTACAAAATATCCAGAGCCCTTGTCAATTCCGACATGTCAGAGGGCGGGTCGGCAACGAATTCCATCAGTTCACCGCTCTCGGGATGGCGAAATGCCAATAGCCGCGCATGAAGAGCCTGGCGCGGGAAAGCGGCAACTATGGGGCGTATCTCCTCCGGCAGGCGGTTGACCTTGGTGCGAAAAGCGCGGGCATAGTCCTGATCGCCGATCAGCGGGTGGCCGATATGGGCCATATGGACGCGAATCTGATGTGTGCGACCGGTTTCCAGCCTGCATTCCACCTGGGCGGCAAATGCGTTTCCCGCGCCGTCGGCACCATATCGCCTGCGAACCTGATAGCGTGTGACCGCGTGTCGCGCGTCGCTCCGCCCTGCGGGCACGACCGCACGCAGGGTTCTGCTCTGGGCATGGCGCCCCAGCGGGGCGTCTATCGTGCCGGACATGCGATCGGGCGAACCCCACACGACTGCAACATAGGCACGCTGCAGATCGCCGCTGCGACCGTGATCTGCAAACGCTTCGGAAAGCAGCCGGTGCGCATTGTCGGTTTTCGCGACCACCATGACCCCGCTCGTGTCGCGATCAAGCCGATGCACGATGCCGGGCCGTTTCACCCCGCCAATGCCCGACAGCGAGGAGCCGCAATGATGCAGAAGCGCATTGACCAGCGTGCCCGACCAGTTTCCAGGAGCAGGGTGGACCACAAGCCCCGCGGGCTTGTTCACGACGACGAGCGCTTCGTCTTCATACAGGATGTCGAGGGGGATGGCCTCCGGTTCCGGTTCGGCTGGCTCGGCCTGCGGCACGGTCAGTGTGTAGGTCTCTCCTTCAGCGATCCTGTGCCGGGGTTCGACGATGGCCCTGCCTTCTCCCATCACCGATCCCGAACGGATGAGCGACTGGATGCGGCTGCGTGAAAGCGACGCGCCAATCACCTCCGAAAGCCAGCGATCAAGACGCTGGCCCGCGCCGTCGCCATCCACACAGAACGTTTTGCGCGTTGCTGCGGCTTCCCAAGCGTTCTGGTCTTCGTTATCAGGGGCACCCATTGGAAATGCTTTCAAAAAATCGGTGAGACATGGTCAGGCCAGAAGAACAGGAAGATGCGGAGCAGGATGCGCTTGATCCGGCAGCAGAGCGTGTGCGCCGCAAGATGGTTCGCTTCATGGCTATCAACCTGGCCATACTGTTCGCAGCGGTTATGGCGGTCGTGCTGGCCTTTGTCTACAAGACGCTGAAGGATAGGCCGGAAGAACCGGCTGAAATGGTGATGATCCCGGGCGATGCAACGGAAAGCACCATTGAGCTGCCCGATGGTGCCCGTGTGGTGTCTCAGGCACTGGATGGCACGCGGGTGTCGCTTCACTTGCGTTATGCCGGCGGGCGCGAGGAACTTCGGATTTTCGATGTTGCAAGCGGGACGATGGCTGCGCGCATCGAGCTCAGACCCTGAGCCGGCGACGGCTCATTGGGGCGTGAACGCGGGAGCCCGTGGCAGCGCTACAACTCCGTTTTCCCGCAAAGCCTGCGACTTTCGCTAAGAACGTTTCAGGCAATTTCATAAAGTCGTTGCAACGCTGTTGCATTTGCCGGCGAACGCGCTTATATCGCCGCAATCGCTGCGCTCCCATCGTCTAGCGGTCTAGGACGCCGCCCTCTCACGGCGGAAACAGGGGTTCGAGTCCCCTTGGGAGTGCCATTTCCCTTCGATTGTCTTCAAGATGCCGAGTGGTCCTCGCTGTTACAATCCAGTGACAGGCAAGCTCCACTTGCAAATATGCGGTGGCGAATTTGTTCTATGCTTTGCGAATCGTTAAGCCTTGGACAGCACACTGACCACGAGACTTGTGGTCACGAGAGGGCTCGTATTGTGCCTTGAGGGAGCGGAGAGTTTGGGGACCGTCAGGGACTCAGATGTTGGAGTGCGGTTTTCCGAAGGTGAACTGGCCGAACTGTTGCAGTCTGCATCCGGATGGGTGTGGGAGGCTGACGCACAGCACAGGCTGACCTGGATTTCGCAAGGCTTCGAAACGGTCACCGGACTTCCCCGCGAGCGGTTTATCGGACGATCCCGCATTACGCTGGCGAGAAATGCGTTTCACCCGATCGGCGATGTGGAGGCCCATGAGGCGCTGCTTGCCGCGCGCAAACCGTTTCGTCAGTTCATCTATGATCTCGATGGGGGAGCCGGGAAAGGCCGCTGGATTTCCGTGTCCGGTTTTCCCCGTTTCGATGGGCAAAACCGCTTCATGGGCTATCGCGGCATCGGCCATGATGCCACACCGATGATGGAGTATCTCAGCCGCCGTGAAGGTGCTGAGGGCGTGGATTCAACACAATTGACCGGCGGCAGTGGCCATCTCACCAGGCTGATGACAGCGCTGGATGTTACTCGCGAAGCCTTTTGCTATTACGATGCCGACGATCGGCTCGTGCTCAGCAATCAGGCGATGACCGAGATGTATGCGGGACTTGAGGATGTCATTTGTCCCGGCACGTCCTTTGAAGAATTGCTGCGGGCTGGCATCGAGCGGGGCGTCTGGTCGACGGACGATCTGCACTCGGAGGAATGGCTGCGTCAGATCCTCACCCTCCGTCGCAGTGGAGAAGACTTCGAGAGCGTCATTCGCTTCAACGACGGACGCTGGATCATGCACCGCGAGAAGCGTATCGCCGACGGTGGAACGATTGGCATCTGCACCGATATCACCAAGCTGAAGCGCCATGAGACGGCCCTCGCAGAGGCGCTTGAAAAAGCCAAACTCGCTGAAGCCATACTCGACCAGCTGCCCAATCCGGTCTTCGCGAAAGATCAGGACCTTCGTTTCGTGCTCGCCAACAGGGCGTTCAAGAAAACGATCGGATCGGAGGTTTGCGAGATCGTTGGGCGCCGCGTGACCGATTTCGATTTTTCCGGTCTCGCCGAAGAGTTCGAAGCCGGCGAGCGCCGGGTGCTCGCTACGCATGAAGACTTTGAAGGCGAGGAGGATTTCGAGCTTCCGGGCATCGGCCAGTATCGCAAGGTGCGCAAGCATCGTGTGGAGACAGCAAGCGGGACGCCATATCTGGTGGGCGCGCTGTTCGACATTTCGGATGTCCGCAAGCGGGAAAAAGATGCCGAGAACGCGCATCGTCAGCTTTCCGAGGTGCTGGAATCGCTTCCCGCAGGCGTTGTCATCTACGACAAGGACGATCGCTACGTTCTGGCCAACCGGAAACTGCAGGAAGCTCTGCCTGCGATGCAGCCGGCCATGCAGCCGGGGAAATGTCTGCGTGATGCAGTCGAACTGGCGCATGATGCAGGCTATTTCCGTCAGAGCGGCGATCCGCAGGTCGATGCGCTTTATGACACAGACCGCGAGGCCTGGATTGCCGCCTATCTGCAATCCTACCAGATGCGGCACCGTGTTTTCGAGCGGAGTCACGCCAATGGACGCTGGTTCAAGGCGATCGATACGCGCACCGAAGACGGCACGTTCGTGGGCGTGAGGGTGGACATCACCGAACTCAAGCAGCGTGAGGCCGAGCTGGACGCCGCACGTGAAGAGGCAATCCTTGCAGACCGCGCGAAGTCCGAATTTCTGGCCAATATGAGCCACGAGATACGCACCCCGATGAACGGGGTGCTCGGCATGGCCGAGCTTTTGGCGAAAACGGAGCTTACCGCCAAACAGAAAACATTTGCCGACATTATCCTGAAATCCGGCAATGCGCTGCTCACGATCATCAACGACATTCTCGATTTCTCGAAGATCGACGCAGGCCACATCGTGCTGGATGCCGAGCCATTCTATCTCGGTGAGGCGGTGGGCGATGTGGTGACGCTCATGTCTTCGCGAGCGAAAGAGAAGGATCTGGAACTGATTGTTCGGGTCGATCCGGCAATCACGCGGGCTGTCGTGGGCGATGTGGGCCGAATTCGCCAGATACTCACAAATCTGGTCGGAAATGCAGTCAAGTTTACCGAAACGGGCCATGTGCTGGTCAATGTGAGCGGCCGTGACCTGGAGAGCGGGCAGCTGGCGCTCCAGTTCAGCGTGACCGACACGGGTATCGGTATCCCGAGAGACAAGCTGCATCTGGTCTTCGACAAGTTCAGCCAGGCGGACTCCTCGTCCACGCGGCGTCATGAAGGAACGGGCCTTGGCCTCGCGATCACCTCGCGACTTGTCGAGCTGATGAATGGCGAGATCGGTGTCGAGAGCGTAGAAGGGCGCGGGTCCACGTTCTGGTTTACGCTCACTCTGCCCAAGGCCGCCGGGGCCGAACCTCAGCCGCTTGCACCGACCGAGATTTCAAATGCGCGGATTCTGGTGGTGGATGACAATGCGGTCAATCGAATGATCCTGCATGAACAGATGCAGCACTGGGGGCTGGACGCCTGCGTTGCGCGCGATGCGCATGAGGGGCTGGAGGTGCTGCGTCTTGCCGCCCGGCTGGGATTGCCGGTGGACTGTATGGTGGTGGACTATCAGATGCCGGGAATGAACGGGCTGGAGATGGTCGAGGCGGTCCGGGCGGAGCCCGAAATCGCGGATGTTCCGGTGGTCCTGCTGACATCGGTTGACCAGTCCCTTTCGGGTTTTGGCGCCCGCGACCTTTCCATCGCGTCGCATCTGATAAAGCCGGCGCGCTCTTCTGCGCTGCTTCACGCAATCACCGGAGCCGTGCAGGCACCGGGTGTGCGCACCTCCCCGCAGCTTGATGCCGCCGGGCTGGATACGGGCCCGACAGGCGGGGAAGCGGTGGTGCCTGTGGAGCCTGCGCCTGCCGCACCGGACCATGAGGCTGAAGACCCTTACGGAGTCGACATTCTTGTTGCGGAAGACAATGAGGTGAACCAGCTTGTTTTCCGGCAGATCCTCAACGAAGCGGGTATGCGGTTCAGGATTGTCGAAAATGGCCGGCTAGCCGTGTCGGAATACCAACGCAGCAATCCGCGTCTGATCCTCATGGATGTTTCGATGCCGGTGATGAACGGTCTCGAGGCCACCAGGGAGATTCGCCGTATCGAGAGGAGCGGCGCTTCCCGCGTGCCGATCATCGGCGTTACCGCTCATGCCCTGAAGGGGGATCGGGAACTGTGCGTGGAGGCGGGTATGGATGATTATCTGTCCAAACCCATCAGCCCACAGGCACTTTTGGAGAAAATCAACTCCTGGGTGAGATTGTCATTCCAGAGTTCAATTGTGAGAAAATCGAGCAATTGATCTTACTTGCTTGAGAAATAAGCTGTTCTGGCTATTTTCCTGTGATCCGAGGGTACTGGCGTGATCGCACCATTTAGACTTGAAACTGTTCTCATTAAAGTTGCGGAAACCGGTCGACAATGACCAGTTCTTTCCGGGCGGGAGGAGGTCCGCGGGCCATGGGTGATCCAAACGAGCCCCAACAGGATCTATCCGGGTTTTTAACCCAGCCAAGTGTGATTTGCCATTTTCAGTGGTTTTTCCCCCGCCCGGCTTTTTGAACTTTACTTCCATGCTCCTGTCGCTCGTAAGGCCGAAAGGGCCCGAGTGAGCCGAAAACCCCATTTCTCGCCTGCCCTTGCCGGCAACCGGGCATTCAGGACTGGGGCTCTCTCGTTCCTGCAGCCCAAAATCCCCCGCGACGGGGTCGTAACAGGGCTGACACGGAAGTGTCATGGAACTGTTACACAGACTTGTTATCCCGCTCCTCGACGCCGGCAGGGCGTCTGATCGAATTCCGAACAGGGAGCTGTCTCCAGTGAAAAAATTCCTTCTTACCGCTTCGGCGGCCACGATCGCCCTTGCGGGCGCGGTTGGTGCGGCTGCTGCACGCGACCAGATCCGGGTTGTCGGTTCTTCCACCGTCTTTCCTTTCACCACGGCTGTTGCCGAGCGCTTTGGCCAGAGCGGTGCGTTCCAGACCCCGGTGGTCGAATCGACCGGTACCGGCGGCGGCATGAAACTTTTTTGCGCTGGCGTTGGCGAAAGCCACCCCGATTTCACAAACGCGTCGCGTCCCATCAAGGACTCCGAACTGGAGACCTGCAAGGCGAATGGCGTGACGCCGGTCGAGATCAAGGTTGGCTTTGACGGCATCGTCCTTTCCAACTCCAAGGCTGCCAAGCAGATCGACCTGACCAAGGAGCAGATTTTTGCTGCTCTCGCCAAAAACGTCGAAGTGGACGGCAAGGTTGTTGCCAACCCGCACACCAACTGGTCCGACATCGATGCCGGTCTGCCCAACACCAAGATCGAGGTTCTCGGCCCGCCCCCGACCTCCGGCACGCGCGACGCATTCGTCGAGCTGGTCATGGAAGAAGCCTGCCCGGAAGCCATCGAGGCAGCTGACGGCTGCACGGAAATCCGTGAAGACGGTGCCTATGTGGAAGCTGGCGAAAACGACAATCTGATTGTTCAGAAGCTGGAAGCCAACCCGGATGCCTTTGGCATCTTCGGCTTCTCCTTCCTCGATCAGAACGCCGACAAGCTGCAGGGCTCGACCATTGGTGGTGTCGCTCCGACTTTCGATGCGATCGCCGACGGTGAATATGGTGTCTCCCGCTCGCTCTTCGTTTACGCGAAAAAAGAGCATGTCGGGGCGATCCCGGGCATGGCCGAGTTCATCAAGGAATACACTTCCGACACGGCCTGGGGCCCCGAGGGCTATCTTGCCGACAAGGGTCTCATCCCGCTTCCGGACGATGCCCGCGCAAAGCAGGCCGAAGACGCCCAGGCTCTCAAGGGCATGGGCTCCTGATAGAGCCAGTTTTGACCCGGCCGCCCTGGCGGCTGGGTCCTCCGGTTCCGGGGATCCTGCGCAATCGCGCCTGGATGGGGATCCGACGGGTTGCGGCAGCTCTGACCGTACCCGACCTTCGAGGCTAGTATGATTACATATGTCGTCATCGCGCTGCTGGTGCTTGCCGCCGTGGCCTATACTCTCGGCCGCGGCCGTTCGCTTGCAAGCGTCGACGGAAAGACGTCCGCGCTTCACTCTCTTCCCAGTCAACATGGACTGTTTCTGGCTCTGATCTCCGCCGCGCCGGCGCTCCTCCTGCTCCTTTCATGGAGCATTGTTACGCCGGGACTTGAAACCTCGATCGTCGAGGGGCGCTTTTCAGAACAGCTTGCAAGCATGAACCTTCCCGAAAAACAGGCGTTTCTGCGCGATGCGCGTGCGCTTGCCTTCGGTGGTATTGCCGGCTTCCCGAACGAGGCGAAGGAGGCCGCCGCAGAGCATTTCGCCAGTCTTCGCACACAGAGCGAATGGCTTGCCACCGGGCTTGTTGCGTTAGTGGCCGCGCTTGGTTTTTTCTGGGGTCATCGCCGCATCACGCCGCAGTTTCGCGCCCGCCACGTTGTAGAGCGGGTGGTTCGCCTGTTCCTGATCCTGTGCTCCGTCGTCGCGATCCTGACGACGCTGGGCATTGTCCTGTCTCTCATCTTTGAATCGCTGCGCTTTTTCCAGCAGGTGCCGTTCTACAAGTTCCTTTTCGGCACTCACTGGAGCCCTCAGAGCGCCTTTACCGGCGCGGGGCAGGAGGCCGGTGAGGTCAATCCCGACATTTTTGGTGCGGTACCGCTTTTCGTCGGCACGATGCTCATCACGTTCATCGCGATGCTCGTTGTAGCGCCCGTCGGGCTCATGTCGGCAATCTATCTGTCCGACTACGCGTCGAAACAGGTGCGATCCGTCGCCAAGCCGATGCTGGAAATCCTGGCCGGCATCCCGACCGTGGTTTACGGCTTCTTTGCCGCCTTGACCGTGGCGCCGTTCTTTCGCGATTTCGGGCAGGTTCTGGGTTTGAGCGTCGCGTCGGAATCGGCACTTGCGGCCGGCATCGTGATGGGGATCATGATCATCCCCTTCGTGTCGTCGCTTTCCGATGACGTGATCAACGCGGTTCCGCAATCCCTGCGCGATGGTTCTGCGGGTCTGGGTGCGACCAAGTCGGAGACCATCCGCAAGGTGGTCCTCCCGGCAGCACTGCCCGGCATCGTCTCGGCCCTGATGCTGGCCATCAGCCGCGCCATCGGCGAGACCATGATCGTCGTCATGGCTGCCGGTCTGGCCGCCAATCTGACCATCAATCCACTGGAAGCGGTGACCACCGTGACCGTTCAGATCGTTACGCTGCTCGTTGGCGACCAGGAGTTCGACAGCGCGAAGACACTGGCCGCGTTTGCCCTTGGGCTGGTTCTGTTCTGCGTGACACTCGCCCTCAACATCATCGCCCTGAGTGTGGTGAGGAAATATCGAGAGCAATATGACTGATACGCTTGCCAGCGGTGTGGAGCCGCAGAACAATCAGCATACGAATGATGAAGCGCGTGCCCGTCTGCGCAAGCGCTACGCCGCCGAAACCAGGTTCAAGTGGCTGGGCGCGGGGGCCGTGGTCCTGTCGGGCTTCTTCCTGCTCCTTCTGCTTTCGACCATCGTGTTCAAGGCTTTCCCGGCCTTTCACGCCAATGAGCTGACCCTTTCGCTGGACCTTTCGGCAGAGCGTGTCGACCCCGACAATCTGACGGGCAACAATTACGACACGATCATCAACGATGCGCTGCTGTCCCTGTTTCCGAATGTCGAGGGCCGGCAGGAGCGCAGGCAGGTTCGCGGTCTCATTTCCAGCGGCGCGCCCACACTTCTGCGTCAGGCTCTTCAGGCTGGCAGCCTCACCCCGGGCGGCACCGTGGAACATGCGCTGCCGATGGATGATTTCGCCGATCTCTACCTGAAGGGACTGCTCGCCGCCGACAGCACAGAGACGGCGCTCGTGGCCCCCGACAGGGTGACACTGGACGGCGACGATGCGACGCTGCACTTCTCCGATGACAGACTTCTGGAGTTCGCCAGGGAAGCCGGTGGACTTGAAGAGGATGGGGGAACGCTGCGCCTCACCACGGGGGCTGCCTCGCTGATCGCCTATCTTGGAGAGGGCGCGGTCAAGCTTGCCGAAGTGATGCCTGATGTCGATGGTGGCGTGACTGCCCGCGGGTCGGTTCTGGCACCGGTTGCGAAAGATGAAGCGGGGCCTGTTCGTTTGCGGGTCATCGCGACACCCGAAGGTGAACGCAAGATCTCCGATCGTGAGATCGTCTGGATCGACCAGCTCCGAGCGGATGGCCGGACAGCCAGTGCATGGAACACGCAGTTTTTCTTTGGCGGAGCAAGCCGCGAAGCGGAAATGGCCGGCATATGGGGGGCGGTTGTCGGCTCTGCATTGACCATGCTCGTCACCCTGGCGCTTTCCTTTCCCATCGGCGTCGCAGCGGCGATCTATCTTGAGGAATTCGCTCCGAAGAACCGCTTGACCGGTTTTATCGAAGTGAACATCAACAATCTGGCGGCCGTCCCCTCAATCGTGTTCGGTCTGCTCGGTCTTGCTGTTTTCCTCAACTGGTTCAACCTGCCACGCTCGGCACCGCTGGTGGGTGGCATGGTGCTGGCGCTGATGACCCTGCCCACGATCATCATCGCCTCGCGCGCCGCGCTGCGTGCGGTGCCGCCGTCTATCCGCGAGGCCGCTCTCGGCGTCGGTGCCTCGAAGATCCAGACCGTGTTCCATCATGTTCTGCCGCTGGCAATGCCCGGCATTCTGACAGGCACGATCATCGGCATGGCACAGGCGCTGGGGGAAACGGCTCCGCTGTTGATGATCGGCATGGTTGCCTTCATCGTGGACATTCCCGGCGGGTTCACCTCGCCCGCGACGGTGCTGCCGGTACAGATTTTCATGTGGGCCGACTTTCCGGAGCCCGCTTTCCAGCAGAAAACCTCTGCGGCAATCCTGATCCTTTTGGGCTTCCTGATTTTGATGAACGCCGTTGCGGTTGTCTTGCGCAAGCGTTTCGAACGCCGCTGGTAACGGAGTAGGAGAAATGAACATGTTGACGGACGCGGCAGTGGAAGAAACGCTGCAGAACAGGACTGAGGACTTGCCCGTGAAAATGCGTGGATCGAAGGTCCGGGTTTTCTACGGCGAGAAGCAGGCGCTTTTCGATGTCGATCTCAACGTCAGACAGAAGCAGGTGACGGCGCTCATCGGCCCTTCGGGCTGTGGCAAGTCCACCTTTCTGCGCTGCCTCAACCGGATGAACGACACGATCGACATCTGCCGGGTGGAAGGCGAGATCACGCTGGACGGGCAGGACATCTACGATCCGAAAGTCGACGTGGTTGAACTGCGCGCCCGCGTGGGCATGGTGTTTCAGAAACCGAACCCGTTCCCCAAGTCGATTTACGAGAACATCGCCTATGGGCCGCGTATTCACGGCCTGGTCTCTTCCAAGAGCGCGCTGGACGAGGTGGTGGAGTCCAGCCTGCAGAAGGCGGGGCTTTTCAATGAGGTGAAAGATCGCCTGCATGAACCCGGCACCGGCCCTTTCCGGTGGCCAGCAGCAGCGTTTGTGCATCGCGCGCGCCATTGCGGTTTCGCCCGAGGTGATCTTGATGGACGAACCCTGCTCGGCGCTCGATCCCATTGCCACCGCCAAGGTGGAAGAACTGATCGACGAACTGCGTGAGAACTACACGATCGTCATCGTGACGCACTCCATGCAGCAGGCCGCCCGCGTGTCGCAGCGCACAGCCATGTTCCATCTGGGCAATCTCGTTGAGG includes:
- a CDS encoding RluA family pseudouridine synthase, producing the protein MGAPDNEDQNAWEAAATRKTFCVDGDGAGQRLDRWLSEVIGASLSRSRIQSLIRSGSVMGEGRAIVEPRHRIAEGETYTLTVPQAEPAEPEPEAIPLDILYEDEALVVVNKPAGLVVHPAPGNWSGTLVNALLHHCGSSLSGIGGVKRPGIVHRLDRDTSGVMVVAKTDNAHRLLSEAFADHGRSGDLQRAYVAVVWGSPDRMSGTIDAPLGRHAQSRTLRAVVPAGRSDARHAVTRYQVRRRYGADGAGNAFAAQVECRLETGRTHQIRVHMAHIGHPLIGDQDYARAFRTKVNRLPEEIRPIVAAFPRQALHARLLAFRHPESGELMEFVADPPSDMSELTRALDIL
- a CDS encoding response regulator encodes the protein MRFSEGELAELLQSASGWVWEADAQHRLTWISQGFETVTGLPRERFIGRSRITLARNAFHPIGDVEAHEALLAARKPFRQFIYDLDGGAGKGRWISVSGFPRFDGQNRFMGYRGIGHDATPMMEYLSRREGAEGVDSTQLTGGSGHLTRLMTALDVTREAFCYYDADDRLVLSNQAMTEMYAGLEDVICPGTSFEELLRAGIERGVWSTDDLHSEEWLRQILTLRRSGEDFESVIRFNDGRWIMHREKRIADGGTIGICTDITKLKRHETALAEALEKAKLAEAILDQLPNPVFAKDQDLRFVLANRAFKKTIGSEVCEIVGRRVTDFDFSGLAEEFEAGERRVLATHEDFEGEEDFELPGIGQYRKVRKHRVETASGTPYLVGALFDISDVRKREKDAENAHRQLSEVLESLPAGVVIYDKDDRYVLANRKLQEALPAMQPAMQPGKCLRDAVELAHDAGYFRQSGDPQVDALYDTDREAWIAAYLQSYQMRHRVFERSHANGRWFKAIDTRTEDGTFVGVRVDITELKQREAELDAAREEAILADRAKSEFLANMSHEIRTPMNGVLGMAELLAKTELTAKQKTFADIILKSGNALLTIINDILDFSKIDAGHIVLDAEPFYLGEAVGDVVTLMSSRAKEKDLELIVRVDPAITRAVVGDVGRIRQILTNLVGNAVKFTETGHVLVNVSGRDLESGQLALQFSVTDTGIGIPRDKLHLVFDKFSQADSSSTRRHEGTGLGLAITSRLVELMNGEIGVESVEGRGSTFWFTLTLPKAAGAEPQPLAPTEISNARILVVDDNAVNRMILHEQMQHWGLDACVARDAHEGLEVLRLAARLGLPVDCMVVDYQMPGMNGLEMVEAVRAEPEIADVPVVLLTSVDQSLSGFGARDLSIASHLIKPARSSALLHAITGAVQAPGVRTSPQLDAAGLDTGPTGGEAVVPVEPAPAAPDHEAEDPYGVDILVAEDNEVNQLVFRQILNEAGMRFRIVENGRLAVSEYQRSNPRLILMDVSMPVMNGLEATREIRRIERSGASRVPIIGVTAHALKGDRELCVEAGMDDYLSKPISPQALLEKINSWVRLSFQSSIVRKSSN
- the pstC gene encoding phosphate ABC transporter permease subunit PstC, translating into MITYVVIALLVLAAVAYTLGRGRSLASVDGKTSALHSLPSQHGLFLALISAAPALLLLLSWSIVTPGLETSIVEGRFSEQLASMNLPEKQAFLRDARALAFGGIAGFPNEAKEAAAEHFASLRTQSEWLATGLVALVAALGFFWGHRRITPQFRARHVVERVVRLFLILCSVVAILTTLGIVLSLIFESLRFFQQVPFYKFLFGTHWSPQSAFTGAGQEAGEVNPDIFGAVPLFVGTMLITFIAMLVVAPVGLMSAIYLSDYASKQVRSVAKPMLEILAGIPTVVYGFFAALTVAPFFRDFGQVLGLSVASESALAAGIVMGIMIIPFVSSLSDDVINAVPQSLRDGSAGLGATKSETIRKVVLPAALPGIVSALMLAISRAIGETMIVVMAAGLAANLTINPLEAVTTVTVQIVTLLVGDQEFDSAKTLAAFALGLVLFCVTLALNIIALSVVRKYREQYD
- a CDS encoding PstS family phosphate ABC transporter substrate-binding protein, producing the protein MKKFLLTASAATIALAGAVGAAAARDQIRVVGSSTVFPFTTAVAERFGQSGAFQTPVVESTGTGGGMKLFCAGVGESHPDFTNASRPIKDSELETCKANGVTPVEIKVGFDGIVLSNSKAAKQIDLTKEQIFAALAKNVEVDGKVVANPHTNWSDIDAGLPNTKIEVLGPPPTSGTRDAFVELVMEEACPEAIEAADGCTEIREDGAYVEAGENDNLIVQKLEANPDAFGIFGFSFLDQNADKLQGSTIGGVAPTFDAIADGEYGVSRSLFVYAKKEHVGAIPGMAEFIKEYTSDTAWGPEGYLADKGLIPLPDDARAKQAEDAQALKGMGS
- a CDS encoding fimbrial protein; this translates as MVRPEEQEDAEQDALDPAAERVRRKMVRFMAINLAILFAAVMAVVLAFVYKTLKDRPEEPAEMVMIPGDATESTIELPDGARVVSQALDGTRVSLHLRYAGGREELRIFDVASGTMAARIELRP
- the pstA gene encoding phosphate ABC transporter permease PstA, whose protein sequence is MTDTLASGVEPQNNQHTNDEARARLRKRYAAETRFKWLGAGAVVLSGFFLLLLLSTIVFKAFPAFHANELTLSLDLSAERVDPDNLTGNNYDTIINDALLSLFPNVEGRQERRQVRGLISSGAPTLLRQALQAGSLTPGGTVEHALPMDDFADLYLKGLLAADSTETALVAPDRVTLDGDDATLHFSDDRLLEFAREAGGLEEDGGTLRLTTGAASLIAYLGEGAVKLAEVMPDVDGGVTARGSVLAPVAKDEAGPVRLRVIATPEGERKISDREIVWIDQLRADGRTASAWNTQFFFGGASREAEMAGIWGAVVGSALTMLVTLALSFPIGVAAAIYLEEFAPKNRLTGFIEVNINNLAAVPSIVFGLLGLAVFLNWFNLPRSAPLVGGMVLALMTLPTIIIASRAALRAVPPSIREAALGVGASKIQTVFHHVLPLAMPGILTGTIIGMAQALGETAPLLMIGMVAFIVDIPGGFTSPATVLPVQIFMWADFPEPAFQQKTSAAILILLGFLILMNAVAVVLRKRFERRW